A section of the Falco biarmicus isolate bFalBia1 chromosome 3, bFalBia1.pri, whole genome shotgun sequence genome encodes:
- the CA6 gene encoding carbonic anhydrase 6, which produces MTNNGHSVQIDLPPTMRISRGLPGVYTAVQMHLHWGGLDLETSGSEHTIDGMRYLAELHIVHYNSADYSSFEEAKDKPNGLAVLAFLYTDGHFENTYYSELISKLAKIRFAGQSTKLFSLNVQAMLPENLSHFYRYQGSLTTPPCSESVLWTIFHSPIVLSHTQISLLENSLLDWQNKMLRNDYRHAQPLNGRVVESSFRAELIHEQCRPEEFSLRLEQIQVQLQDMKREFLNGVNYIGIKSSTFPAFYFPMENIESSVNVHPLHDMSLQAFTLCFWTKAQHAGSQTVISYSTQERDNELVVTVGTDVGLWIGGHFISFPLYHKAQDWLHYCLAWASQSGMANLWLNGAAGKAKSIQKGYVSQAGGTLVLGKDRDTLLGTFSNGFAGWMTHVNLWSQVLSPADVRALALCKPGQTKGDIIAWGETSMTLFGGVVLESDTSCQ; this is translated from the exons ATGACCAACAACGGTCACTCTG ttcagattGATTTGCCACCCACCATGCGCATCTCCAGAGGGCTCCCAGGCGTCTACACAGCTGTACAGATGCATCTGCACTGGGGTGGCCTGGACCTGGAGACCAGCGGCTCTGAACACACCATAGATGGGATGAGATACCTGGCAGAG CTGCACATTGTCCATTACAATTCAGCTGACTACTCAAGCTTTGAAGAAGCCAAAGATAAACCAAACGGATTGGCTGTACTTGCCTTCCTGTATACG GATGGGCACTTCGAGAATACCTACTACAGTGAATTAATTTCCAAACTGGCAAAAATCAGGTTTGCAG GTCAATCAACAAAACTCTTTTCTCTGAATGTCCAAGCCATGCTGCCAGAAAACCTCTCACACTTCTACCGGTACCAGGGCTCACTAACAACGCCGCCTTGCTCCGAGAGTGTGCTCTGGACCATCTTTCATTCTCCAATTGTCCTGTCACACACACAG ATCAGCCTCCTGGAGAACTCCTTGCTGGACTGGCAAAACAAGATGCTGCGCAATGACTACCGGCATGCTCAGCCCCTCAACGGGCGGGTAGTGGAGTCCTCCTTCAGAGCCGAACTCATCCATG AACAATGCCGGCCAGAAGAATTCAGCCTCAGACTAGAACAAATCCAGGTGCAGCTCCAAGACATGAAGAGAGAGTTTCTGAATGGAGTGAACTACATAG GTATTAAATCCAGCACTTTTCCGGCTTTCTACTTCCCTATGGAAAACATTGAGAGTTCCGTAAACGTTCATCCCCTCCATGATATGTCTCTCCAAGCCTTCACCTTATGTTTCTGGACAAAAGCCCAGCATGCTGGCAGTCAGACTGTTATTTCCTACTCCACACAGGAGAGGGATAACGAGCTAGTGGTGACTGTGGGCACAGATGTGGGATTGTGGATAGGAGGTCATTTCATCAGCTTCCCCCTGTACCACAAGGCACAAGACTGGCTGCACTACTGCCTGGCATGGGCCTCCCAGTCTGGAATGGCAAATTTATGGCTCAACGGAGCAGCTGGTAAAGCAAAGAGTATCCAGAAGGGGTATGTGAGCCAGGCTGGAGGGACCCTTGTCCTTGGGAAAGACAGAGACACTCTTCTTGGGACATTCTCCAATGGTTTTGCAGGGTGGATGACTCATGTGAATCTGTGGAGCCAAGTTCTCAGTCCTGCAGATGTTCGGGCACTTGCATTGTGCAAACCAGGGCAAACGAAGGGAGATATCATAGCATGGGGAGAAACCTCCATGACACTCTTTGGGGGGGTGGTTCTGGAGTCTGACACCAGCTGTCAGTGa
- the LOC130146459 gene encoding solute carrier family 2, facilitated glucose transporter member 5-like isoform X2 codes for MFLGEISPKNLRGAIGIVPQLFITLGILVAQILGLRSILGNAKGWHVLLGLTGIPSAIQLFILPFLPESPRYLLIQERTEKQARQVLQKLRGCDDVDDEIEEMRQEDQSEKEGHFSVLSLCTFRGLRWQLISIIVMMMGQQLSGVNAIFYYADRIFQSAGVDSNNIQYVTVLIGAINIVMTSLAVFIVEFLGRRILLLAGFGLCCVSSAMLTLALALQTAVSWMSYLSIMCVIVYITGHAIGASPIPFLMITEMFLQSSRPAAFMVGGSVHWLCNFTVGLVFLYMEAGLGPYSFLIFCAICLATVVYIFFIVPETKNKTFMEINRIMARRNKVEIQEVKEDLKDFNTVPDRQAEITSSKEL; via the exons ATGTTCCTTGGAGAAATCTCCCCCAAAAATCTGAGAGGTGCTATTGGAATAGTACCCCAGCTCTTCATCACCCTTGGGATCCTTGTAGCTCAGATCCTTGGTCTCAGAAGCATCCTTGGGAATGCTAAAG GCTGGCATGTACTGCTGGGGCTTACTGGGATTCCATCGGCAATTCAGCTCTTTATATTGCCCTTTCTCCCTGAGAGTCCCAGGTATCTGCTGATACAAGAGAGGACTGAAAAGCAAGCGCGACAAG TTCTGCAGAAGCTGAGAGGCTGCGATGATGTGGATGATGAGATAGAAGAAATGCGCCAAGAAGACCAGTCAGAAAAGGAAGGACATTTCTCTGTGCTCAGCCTGTGCACCTTCAGAGGCTTGCGATGGCAGCTCATCTCTATTATTGTAATGATGATGGGCCAGCAGCTCTCTGGGGTTAATGCG ATCTTCTACTACGCAGACAGAATCTTCCAGTCGGCTGGCGTGGACAGCAACAACATTCAATATGTCACTGTGTTAATAGGCGCCATCAACATTGTCATGACTTCACTTGCT GTTTTCATCGTGGAATTCCTGGGGAGGAGAATCCTTCTCCTTGCTGGCTTTGGATTGTGCTGTGTCTCCTCCGCAATGTTAACTTTGGCCCTCGCTCTCCAG ACCGCTGTCTCATGGATGTCTTACCTCAGCATCATGTGTGTCATTGTTTATATCACCGGACACGCTATAGGAGCCA GTCCAATTCCCTTTCTGATGATCACAGAGATGTTCCTACAGTCATCCCGGCCTGCAGCATTCATGGTGGGTGGGTCTGTGCACTGGCTATGCAACTTCACCGTGGGGCTCGTGTTCCTCTACATGGAG GCTGGACTTGGACCCTACAGCTTTCTCATCTTCTGTGCCATCTGCCTTGCCACTGTAGTTTACATCTTCTTTATTGTTCCTGAGACTAAGAACAAAACCTTCATGGAAATCAACAGGATCATGGCCAGGAGGAACAAGGTGGAAATTCAGGAAGTCAAAGAAGATCTTAAGGACTTCAACACTGTCccagacaggcaggcagagatcaCCTCCAGCAAGGAGCTGTGA